Sequence from the Strix uralensis isolate ZFMK-TIS-50842 chromosome 1, bStrUra1, whole genome shotgun sequence genome:
CCATCAGGGAATCTGGGTCTTCCtctcactgaaaaacagaaaatactccAGGGTGTATTTTAAATAAGGCCCGAGGCAGTGCCACAGTCTGCCAGATCTGGCTGTGAGAATTCTTCCCTAACAAAAGTTAACAGAAACGAATAATTAAGCCCCGGGAATACCAAGAGATGAAGACTGCATTATTTTGCAATGCAGATGTACGTACTGTGTACATACTCTGTATCTGTTCTTTACATCTACAGAGTACCGTGTTTGTACGTGCTTGCCTTTGAATAtgttttaatttccctttcaATCTAATGCACATCTCACTGGTTCAAACGTTTTGCAGCTTGCATCATGTATAAACTCAGTTGTACAAATCTGCTGCCAAGAGAAATAATTAAGTTTCATTAATTTGTCACTCGATGGGATCGCAATCCAAATTACCCAGGGGAGAAGGCTGAGCAGAAGTTAAGCCTTTGTCTCACCAAACACCCACACCGTGGGCACTGCGCCACTGACAAATCATCTCAGTGGCTCTAAAGGAAATTTTTCCAAGCATGAGAACTATCATGTACAAGTAGAGGTCTGCAGGGAGCAAATCCACTTTACAGCGCAAAGTGGGACTACATTTCCAACAAATAGCAGATTTTTCTCCCTAACGTTTAGGGAGAAAACTGGAATTCGGGCACAAAGAGCACCACAATGCCTTTAATTTCCCCAGTCACCGACTTCCCAGTGCCACCTCCACACTCTGCAATatcagggagaaaaatgaaacccGCTGCTTCGCTGGCAGCATTTTACTGCTGCATAACATGTGTCACGGATTGCGGCTTCCTTGAAGTGCTTTACATGCAAATCTTCCTTTAAGGGAAACACAATGGCAAACATCTTAATTACCCTCGAGTGCTCAGGATTCCGGATTCGTTTTCGCATTTTATTACTCATCCTACCACAGAAACTTTGAGGTGTGCCAACGAGCCAGTTTCCATCTTCCCCCAAAATGAATTTTTTGGGAACAGCTTCTTTCAGCAGGCGtctgttttttctaatttttaaggGGTCAATTACAAAAGAACTGTCCTCAAAATGCTTCGAACACAGTCGCTGATACTTGGAAGGTGTTCCGATGTCCCGGCCCATGTTGTGAATCCACTGCTTCAGGAGAGGTTTATTTCGTAAAGGAAAGCCATAGAAAGTAACAGTACTGTTCTTGTACACCCCGCTGGTGGCATTCTGACAGTTCAACGCCGAGCAATAAACCATCATAAAACCAGAAACAGagacaaatacaaaaaataacGTGCCGGGAGGAGGGTTGAAAGAGTTTCTAATCAACTTCAGTATTAAATGGGCCAaaacttctcaaaaaaaccccatggtttTGAAAGGCAGAAAGAGCTGAGGTCACGAAGAAGCGAAACACAGCCCTGAACTTCACTGCCGGAGACACGGAGCTCGCTGCAGGCGACGTCTGCGGCACACGGAGAGGAGAAGCCAGCTCCCCTTTCGCAGCAAGCGGCTTCCCCGCGTAAAGGCACCAGCCAGCACGCAATCTGGAAGGCAGAAATCTTTAAGATCAGTTTAATGGACCATTACTAGACAGATTTACATTTAAAGTAACTTCTGCTAGGTACACATACATATGCACTTCACTAATTTGTGTACCCATGAGGAATCCTCCCACGCTCCACAGCAAAGCTTATCACAGAGTTATTCAGAAGGCAGCAACTAAAGCACGGTAACCAAATAGCTTCCAAAAAATGAAGATTTGGGTTTATACGTGGGGTCTGAACAAGGACTTCCCCATCGTATTGGCCGCGTGCCGGAGGAGGCCAGTCTCAAGGATGTCAGTTGGAGAGATCTTTGAACAGGCGCgttggaaaaaggagaaaaccacaAAGAGGCACTGTTAGAAAAGGATGATGATGGAAATCATCGGGGTGCGCCCCCACAGAAAGAACCCAGAAGCGAaagggctctgcagagcagccgGGGAACGCTGCTCCAAACCCACCCTGACCCTCACGCTGCGCTTCTGGGCACAGGTGCGGTTCACAGCCCCCACTCCGAGACGGGCCGCAGGAGATGGGGCAGCTCTGCCTCGGCGTTTGCCGCCCACTTGGAGCCCTGCTGCGGACCCGCTCCCCTGCGCCGGCGGGGCTGGCCGAGGTCGTTATTCCCCTCTGGGCCGACACCGAGCTCTGTTAAGCTGACACCGGAGGCAAACTGGCACCTCTCGCTTCTCCTGAGGCACCGGCCGCGCCGCATCCCCAGGGCccgcagcgcgggggggggggggaaacgcGTATCAGCGCTCCCCTCCTCGAGTGCGGGGtcggcccggcccggggccccGAGGACACGCGCCCGGGGCAGCGTGTGCGTAGCAGCGGGAGGCGGGACACGGCCCGGGGGCCCCGGTGGTCTGCAAAGGCCGTTCCGGCGCCGGGGACACCGCATGGGGACAGGgccccccccccgaccccgcgACAGGCGCAGCCTCCCCGCCTCACTCCACTGGTGCCGAGGGGGAACAAGGGCCtcccccgggcggccccgcgcgGGGAACGCTGcggcctccccgcgccccgcgggCCGGTCaacggccccccccagcccggagCCCACGCCGCTCACCACGCGCGCCGGGCCGCCATCTtcctccgcgccgccccgccccgcccctcgctgGGGCAGCAGCCAATCGGGCGGCGCACCGGCCGCCACGCGCAGCCAGcctggggcggggcgggccgggccgcttCCCCTCGCTATTGGCCGGCCGCAGCTtgcccccgcctccccgccggcgCGCGCTGCCCCGCCACAGCCAATCACCACGGGCACGCGCGGCGCGGCCTCCACGAGGAGGGTTGGGCAGCCACGTTCATTCCCATTGGCCAGCGTAGGGAGAAACAGGACGCTGATTGGACGAGGCAAACGTGACCTCACCGGGAAGGGAGGGGGCGTTGTCATAGCAacggcggagcggcggcggctggagcggggccgggcccgggccgcgTCCCGCCGCGGCGGGTCGGTGAGGCGCCGGTAGAGGCCCGGGGCGGCTCCCGGGAAGCGGCGAAGCCCCGTGTCCGGCTGcccgcaggaggaggaggaggggccgCAGGCCCGGGGCCTCCTCAcggaggggcggcggcgggaagggggGCGCGCTGGCCCGGGGATGGGGGCGCGTTTGGGGACCCCCGCCTGGAGGACAGGCGGACCCCGGGGACGAGCCCCGTTCCGGCAGGGAGGCCTTGCTCAGCCCGGGAGGAACccgctcttccccttctctgctgtCGGTTATTTCCACACCTTCTAAAGCAGAGATTTGCCTTGAAAATGGGGGTGTGGGGGACGGCAGGCCCAGGGTTTCTCCTTCGGCTTCAACCTCGCTCATCTCCTCCACTCCCAGTAGAATAACGCATGGCATTTCTctaacaattttaatttaaatgagaaatttccATCCAACAAAGCACCCGAACAAAACTTAAGCAGAAACATGCACATAAAAAAACCCGTTTAACAAAATTTGTCACAACCGTCTGACAGTGCAGGAGCCCTGAACCAAAATGGGCTCTCGCCTGAcccagccagtgctgctgcttctgtatttttttcccacaagGCTCAATGCCATCAACAACAAGGTGACAGATGACATATCCAGGCTCTTTAATTACTAAAAGGAACGAATTGCGTCCTCGCAGTGTCACAACACGTCAGACTCTCAGCAGCGCTCTCCCCTGAAGAGACACTGAATACGAGCTAAAATACAATTTTGGAAATGTTTAACGAGCATCtaaatgttctgttttcataGGATTCACAAAATTGAACAAACAGAAGACCTGTAACAATGTGGTAAAGTAAGTGCAACACAACTTTAAGgctatgaaaaattaaaaccatattCCAGGCTCCCTGGTCGTTTTACAGCTCCAGGGGAGGACCCCAGCCCTCAGGAATCCTCTCTGGGGGTtcagcagcacagagccccagagctCCGTGATTTAACTGTGGGAACGAGCTGCCGCTCAGGCTCTGCTCCCCTCTGTCTAGCCGCCACTTCCTGAACAGGCTTTCAAACAGCCACAGGGTCAACACTTCCTTTCTCAAAGCATTTCACACAAGTGGGTGTTTTCTGACACCGTTTCACTTGTTTGGTGGACAATTAACTCAGCCCAGGCCCTGGACTCCGGACTCCCAGCAGCCTAGGGATAACATTTCATATTCTCCAGCCTGAAGTGTTACAAATTGTTCTGTGTGTTGATGTGATTTCTCTCCCGTGCGGGATTCACGGCTAGCAGTAACTGAGCACCGCAGACCTTCTACCCAGCTCCAACACGTCCCCAACAGCTACAGGCACCAGTGAAAGCTGTGAAACAGCTCCACAGACCATTTCAACGCGGTCTGTGGAAAATAACCCCCCCAGTCTTCTCCCCTTGCCTGGGAGAGGGCTCAGGATGGCCCTTTGacagcctcctcctcctgccacggTCCAGCACGGAGGTGGGGGATCCTGCCACGgccctgcctcctgcccagcAACGGTGACAGCCCAGGGGGCTGCAAAACCTGCGGTGGGACAGGATTTTTTATATGGAATGCATTACAGACCCCCTGATCTCCGCGCAGGGCCAACCGGCCAACGTCAGGTGTGTTTCTTGCATGTGACTTTCCTGATGCTTCATGAAACTCCTCCTGAGCACGAATCTCTTCCTGCAGAGGGGACACTGGAAGAGCCCCTCTCCCGAGTGCCGGCGCTGGTGGTTTAGAAGATAATCCTTTCTCCTGTAGCTTTTGTCACACTCGGAGCACTTGTAGGGCCTCTCTCCCGTGTGTGTCATCTGGTGTCTAACGAGCCACGAATGGCAAACAAAGCTTTTCCCACAGTCGCTGCAAATGTAGGACTtgcccctgccctggctctgctgctggcttgCCGGGCTGCCCCGGGGCGCGAAGTGCTGCCTGCACCTGGTGCAGCCCTCCGACTTGTCCTGCGGGTGGTCCCAGCAGGGGCTGGCTAACGGGTTTTCTGCCAGGAAGCCCTCCTCGCTTTCCGCGCTCGGCTGCTCCTCTCCGCCGAGGCCGTCGTGGTCACGAAGCCCGGTTCCACCTGCAGGGTTCTGTCCGCGCTCGGCGCGGGCCGTCGCCTCGCAGGAGGTGGGAGCAGCCCCCCGCCCTGTGTCTTTCACGCACGGCTGCGAGGGCAGCAGATGGAACACCCTTTCGTTGAGACTCTTCTCGCACGTGGGGCCTGGAAACAGCTCCCCTTCTTGGGCACCCTGGGGAGTCTGAAGATGTTCCTGCTGGCTGGAGTTTCTCTCACATTTGTTGTACGTGCACGGTCTCTTTCCAACACTGTTTTCCTGAGGGCTAAAGAAATCTAAGTGCTCACCAAACCCTCGGTCGTACCGAGCATCACCCTCCAGGCCATTCCCAGTGGTGGTTGTTTCCATCATTTCTGAATTCCACTGGCTGtcccatgtcactctggggctagGATCCTTGGAAAACTTCTCTCCAGGTCTTCCTGGTACCTCCGAGTCACACACCGTGCTTTCAAAGCAATCTGGAGGGTCCCTCTTTGTGTTTTCACCGTGCACTGAAACAGAGAGATGGCAGAGTCTTTCAATTAAGGAATCCTCGTAAGATACCCCTCCAAGCCTACAGGCAGGTCATGCTAATGGACAGACCAAGTAAATAAGATGGGAGGTTTTAAAACTGAGGGGGGGAGCAAGTACCAGTGTTCCACTGAAACAAAACCTCTGGGAAAATAGAGGAGCTTTtcgcatttttttttttttttttaaatctatgcAAAAACCACTAACGCTCCCTGATTTTCCTGTCCTCTGAGACCTGTGACCCTTTCAACAGCTGCGAGTTGCTACAAAAAGACTCCTCTGAGCATCGTGAAGGACCACGGGTCTCTCAGCAGTGTCAACCAGCTGAGTCCAGCGTTATCTGTGCTGCACAAACATCCTCAGCTCTCATTTCTCTGCCTCGACCGGGACACGAGCGCACAAACATGTTACCACAGGCCAAACTAAAGCGTGAACGTAAAAGGCACCGGTTGCTCTACAGTAATTGTCTAAGCATGTCCTCTCACCCCAGTGTAAGCACAGACTGAGCTGGCTGGGAAGCCCACCCCAAGAGCTCTCTCAGAGCCATTGGAACAGGTCTCCCTCAGGAAGGAGTTAGGTGGAGCCCGTCCAGCCTTGCACCAGGGAAATAATCTGTATGACCTTCTTCAGTGGGGCAAAATCATTCATGTCAGCCGTTCCCACGTGGTTCCTGGCATACTGAGAGTTTATCCCTTGATTTACTCGATAGTAACTTTGTAACGCGCCATGAATGTTTAAACAAAGCAAAGGAATTCCAGGCTACCAACTGATTTCTACACAAAATATTCCTCTGCACTCCCTCCTCAGTTACCACTTTGAGAGCTATACCGAGCGGTCCCTGGTCACGGCCCAGGAGATTGTATTTAATTATTATCCCCATCCAAATTTGCACACCCATTCCCTGAGGTTAAGCCTTGATCCAAAGAAATCTCCCTCTGTTAACTGCACCTCAAGCACGATCCACACCCCACGTGCGCGCTGCACAAAAACTCCTCCAAATGAATGTTAGCATGTATGTCTCCAAACAGCACGTCCTCAGATTGTTTTGCATTAAAGCTGCCTTCTCTTTTGCTGCAGGATGGCTCTGCTGCTTGGGAACGCAAAGGCAGGGCTCCATGTTCATTGGTACCAGGTTTAGACACCATCGAGCCAGCTGGAAGCACAAACGTGATCCCAAAGGCCTGAGCACATCACTGTTTGCCTAAACAGAAACCCAAGACAGCGCCTAAGGCAGCTTTAGGCCGGCTGAAGGAGGAAGGAGCCTCTTCAGCTGACGGAACCTGAAATTTTTGTGAACAAATATTAACTAGCAGACTGAGGTTTGTTCCAGTTCTTTCATGGCTTACGTTCTAAGGTTGTGATGTTTAATATAGTATAAAAAAATACTCTAGATTTACTGTCCCAGAAATCACAGCTGAAATCCATCACTGACCTGTACTTGGATCTGTAGAGATTTCTTTCTCCAAGCCTTGTTGTTCAGGGCAGCGTGGCTCCTCCTCTTGCTTAATCCACGATAAAACATCAGTTGCATAAGTCTGAAGCCCTGCTCATTGGGGAGAATTGACACAATTGAGAAACACCGGAGAAAGATGCAAAGCAGGAAAGACTTGTGAACTCACAAAGATAAGAAAAGTGCTGACAAAGCCTCGGGGAAGAACCACCCGAGGGGTAATCCCTGCAGTGGGAGTTTTTGCCGGGGGAATCCTCACCTGCGTCAGGGTCTCGGGAGAGGTCCTCACCCTCTGCGCCTGGCAGCTCCCTGGCATGCGCCTCTTTGCCTTGCTTGGTCTGATTTGAAGCCTCAGGCTCATAAAACGCTTGTTCTGCTAAAGGAGAAAATTCAAGACAAGCGTATCATGACTGTGTAAGCTCAGGATTTCACAAGGGTGAAACCTGCTCTGGTCTTGGTTTTTTATTCTTCCCCAAGCCAAGCTCCCATAAGCCCACTTTCTTAATGAAACCTGATGGAAAGGTCTAAAACCATCCCTGTTTGCTACGTACACTGGAAGCCAATAAAATTACAGTGGAGCCAACAGGTAGAGCTGTAGAGAGTAAGGAGAGCCAAGCTCCAAAGCAGAATAGTTTCTTTGCAATGCAAAGAGATACCACCAAGTGAGCAGGCAAGAAACAGGTCCCCGGGCTGCGCAGCTTCCCCGCGCAGCAACAGCACTACCGAGGAGTCGGCGCGCTCGCTTGTGTACGCAGAAACCACAGAAACCacagaagaggagggaaaaggcaGCCTGAAGCCTCTGGATATGCAGGAGGACGGACACTGCGGCCCTGCAAGCGAAGGCTGGAGGGGACGTGGAGCTGAGGAGCTGCCGCAGCGCGCACAGTCCTGCCTCCGCACAGCCGCAGCCTCGACGGCACCAACCACAGACCTCATTCTGGCACTGGTTTTTGCCTCCTCCAAGTTAACCCATTGGCCCCAAAAAGTGACTAGTGGCCCATTTTGCACTGGGTATTTAACCAGCTTACAGCTATCAACCTGAGGGAAGCAAAAACATTTCCTATTCCGCACTGCACTGCTTGGATGAAAACCAGCCACGTACTCCGCAAACTTGTCCAAAATGGCCGTGAGAAGGGAAAGACGAAATACCAGCCCTTACCCGTCAGGACTGGAGGCAAGTCTGTTCAAAACTTGTGAGTTTTTTATAAAAGATTTGGAATACatgagaagagtgaaaaaaaaaaaaaaatccttggaaatTAGTACCTCTGTTTCGTTTTTCCTCCAAGGTATGCAGTTACTCACCTGGGCAGGGCTCTTCAGGAGCTtctccagcctcctcctcctgctgatCTGCAGCACACAACTCTTCCTCTTGCTTAATATGGATTATGCTGTCTTCTGTTAATAGGAACCAATGTTATCTTAATTCCATACACCAAATCAATTCCAATTCTCATCCCATCCCAGGCACAGCAGCTCTGTTCTAGCTCACATTCTAGAGAAAACCTCACTTCAGTTCTAGTTCTTGCTGATCAAGGTCTCTTAAACAGACCTGAAATACTTGTCACAAAACCCTCAGCAAATGTTTAAgccacagaaacacacaaaagTTTCATGCAAGTGTAATGTCCGTTTTGTTGCAGCGCCCGTTAGCAAATGCAAACACATTCTCTGGCCCTGGGAGAGGAGAGTGCCACTTCAATTCTCGTTTTCGAGGTTTGTTTCTCTTTGGGCTCTGCCAGAGTTATGCCATTGCCTTTTCAGTCACTTGTGGTAAAACGCACACCACATCTAACCCATCAGAAAAACACCAGTGAGAATTGTGAATGAAACTGattgataaaaggaaaaaaaaaaaaagtctgtgaagtAAATAAGGAAAAGCTGATGGGTTAATGCTCTATACGTTACCTTTGTACCTCTGTAACACAACCAGCGAATTGGAGGAACACTTTACACGTGTAAAACCAACTACATTGTGCACGTTTGTGCACACAGAATAGCAAGTCGTCTTGACGACCAGCCTTCAGACTGGAAAACCGAACGTCATCCCGCTTTGGCAACGCAGACATGGCCTAACTGCCAGGGGACCGCGGGTCTGAGACGTGCAACCGCAGGCAGCACAGCAACCGGGAGACCGAGAATAAGTGGTTTGATGTCACGTTCCGGCAAGACTAGCAGGGATGAGATGCCCAACAGCCGCGTTTGGAAGACCACGCTCAACACAGCAAG
This genomic interval carries:
- the LOC141947777 gene encoding uncharacterized protein LOC141947777, translating into MAGPRAGRAEAVAARLLRLEARLARAERQLRAALALRGRLQALERRLETGGGGGALRGPARRGAAGGGRREATRPRAPRVPVRLEDVWVQFSEREWRALRGWQRALHRAVTRSNYHMLLALEPDAPRHDAQARSEGGNQPCGPSCKDEDGGGDPADTDTEDSIIHIKQEEELCAADQQEEEAGEAPEEPCPAEQAFYEPEASNQTKQGKEAHARELPGAEGEDLSRDPDAGLQTYATDVLSWIKQEEEPRCPEQQGLEKEISTDPSTVHGENTKRDPPDCFESTVCDSEVPGRPGEKFSKDPSPRVTWDSQWNSEMMETTTTGNGLEGDARYDRGFGEHLDFFSPQENSVGKRPCTYNKCERNSSQQEHLQTPQGAQEGELFPGPTCEKSLNERVFHLLPSQPCVKDTGRGAAPTSCEATARAERGQNPAGGTGLRDHDGLGGEEQPSAESEEGFLAENPLASPCWDHPQDKSEGCTRCRQHFAPRGSPASQQQSQGRGKSYICSDCGKSFVCHSWLVRHQMTHTGERPYKCSECDKSYRRKDYLLNHQRRHSGEGLFQCPLCRKRFVLRRSFMKHQESHMQETHLTLAGWPCAEIRGSVMHSI